Proteins encoded together in one Flavobacteriales bacterium window:
- a CDS encoding phosphoheptose isomerase, with protein MKNPTLIETTENGKRVSPKLPPGMKNFLIDIDGTICEDIPNEEPWRMAEAEVFPEAVEKLNAWYDEGHIITFFTSRTEEHRAVTEQWLNRHGFKYHGMVMGKPRGGNYHWIDDREVRATRYEGHFTDLVERSATVEVFEDH; from the coding sequence ATGAAGAATCCAACGCTGATCGAGACCACCGAGAACGGCAAGCGGGTGAGCCCCAAGCTGCCGCCGGGGATGAAGAACTTCCTCATCGACATCGACGGCACCATCTGCGAGGACATCCCCAACGAGGAGCCCTGGCGCATGGCGGAGGCCGAGGTGTTCCCCGAGGCCGTGGAGAAGTTGAACGCGTGGTACGACGAGGGGCACATCATCACCTTCTTCACCAGCCGCACCGAGGAGCACCGCGCGGTGACGGAGCAGTGGCTGAACAGGCACGGCTTCAAGTACCACGGCATGGTGATGGGCAAGCCCCGCGGCGGCAACTACCACTGGATCGACGACCGCGAAGTGCGGGCCACCCGCTACGAGGGCCATTTCACCGACCTCGTGGAGCGGAGCGCGACCGTGGAGGTATTCGAGGACCACTGA